The DNA region TGGAATACGACGTAGGTGCTGTTATAAGTATCGGATCGGTTATTGGCGTCTATTTTGGCGTTAAGCTTTCCCATCGTATGGTAAAAAAAGTACAAAAACGAGCTTTGCTTATTTTGTATGTGGTTATGTTTTTATTAACCCTCAATAAAATTTTAAGTGAGATGAATATTCTATGATCAAAATTTACGGCGCTAGAGAAAATAATCTTAAAAATATCAATTTGGAAATTCCAAAAAATAAGCTTGTGGTTTTTACGGGCTTAAGTGGAAGTGGTAAAAGTACCTTGGCGTTTGATACGCTTTATGCAGAAGGGCAACGCCGCTATATCGAATCGCTTTCGTCGTATGCGAGACAGTTTTTGGATCGTGTGGGCAAACCCGATGTCGATAAAATCGAAGGGTTAACGCCTGCGATTGCGATTGATCAAAAAACGACGAGTAAAAACCCGCGCTCAACGGTGGGAACGATTACGGAAATCTATGATTACCTGCGCTTGCTTTATGCGCGTGTGGGAAAACAGCACTGTCATTTGTGTGGCAAAGAGATTTCTCAGATGTCGGTGGCAGATATTATCGAGCAGGTATTAAAACTTCCTCCTGAAACGAAACTTTCCATCTTAGCGCCATTGGTGCGTGAGAAAAAAGGTAGTTTTGCGGATATGATCGAGTCTTTACGTCACAAAGGTTATGTGCGCGCTTTGATTGATGGTGTGATGGTCCGTTTGGATGAAGAAGTCGAGCTTTTAAAAACCAAAAAACATACGATTAAAGTCATTATCGATCGTGTGGTGGTGCGTGATGAAAATAGAGACCGTATTGCGACCGACATTGAAAAAGCACTTTTGGAGAGTTATGGTGAAGTGGAACTAGACATCTCCAATGCTGAAGAAGTAGGGCTAACAACATCGCATATTCATTACAGTGAGCATTTGGCGTGTTTTGATTGTAAGATCAGTTTTGAACCCCTCGAACCACTTTCCTTTTCGTTTAACTCACCCAAAGGAGCATGCCCAACATGCGATGGTTTGGGCATTCGCTATACGTTGGATCTTAAAAAAATCATCAATGAGCATGTAAGCATCGAAGAGGGTGCGATTAAAATCTTTTACGGATTTAACAAAAGTTTTTACGCTAAATTCTTACAAGCTTTTTGTGAGGCTGCGGGTATTAATACCAAAATACCATATGAAGAGTTAGAAGAGCACCAACAAAAAGCCATTTTGCACGGTGGGGTGGAAGATGCGACCTTCTTTTGGAAAAAACATAAGCTAATTCGTAAATGGGAAGGTGTCATCAAAATCGCTTACGATATGCTCAAAGATGAAAAAGAGTTGGGTGATTATATGAGCGAAAAGACGTGCGACACGTGTGGTGGGTATCGTCTGAAAAAAGAGAGTCTAGCGGTTCGTTTAGCTAAGAAAAACATCGCCGATATTTTGGAATTCCCCATCGATCAGTGTTTAGCTTTTTTCCAAGACGAGAAAAATTTTGCTTCGATGAAACCACAGCAGAAGATGATTTCTGAGCCTATTTTAAAAGAGATCAAAGAGCGTCTGTTTTTCTTGTTTGACGTAGGATTAGGCTATATCAGTTTAGGACGAGATGCTAGAACGATCAGTGGCGGTGAGGCGCAGCGTATTCGTATTGCTTCGCAAATTGGCAGTGGGCTAACAGGTGTCATGTATGTGCTCGATGAACCTAGCATTGGTCTGCATGAGAGAGATACGCTTAAACTCATCCGAACGCTTCGCAGTTTGCAGAAAAAAGGCAATTCGGTGATTGTCGTTGAACACGATAAAGAGACGATTAAAACGGCTGATTTCATTGTCGACATAGGACCAGGGGCTGGAAAATTTGGAGGTGAAGTGGTCTTTCAAGGTACCAATGAAGAGCTTTTAAAAAGCAATACGCTCACCGCGCAATACCTTAACGGCACGAAAGTCATTCACTACCGCAAGAACCGCAAGCAAGAGCGTTGGATAGAGCTTAATCATGTTACGATCAACAATATTCAAAACCTTGATGTCAAAATTCCTTTAGGCAATCTTGTCGCCATTACAGGAGTGAGCGGTAGTGGTAAAAGCTCACTCATTCTTCAGACCTTGCTTCCTGTTGCCAAAGAGTATCTTAACCGCGCGAAAAAAGTGAACAAAGTCGCGGGGGTTGAATGCATTGGTCTCGATCAACTCGATAAAGTCATTTATCTGGATCAAAGCCCTATTGGCAGGACTCCACGAAGTAATCCTGCAACGTATACAGGCGTGATGGATGAGATTCGTGCACTGTTCGCTAAAACCAAAGAGGCTCAGATAAGAGGCTACAATGTGGGACGATTTTCGTTTAACGTTAAAGGTGGACGTTGTGAAAAGTGCCAAGGTGATGGTGAAATTAAGATTGAGATGCACTTTTTACCCGACATTATGGTCAAGTGTGATGTCTGTAAAGGTCAACGCTACAACGCACAAACATTAGAGATTAAGTATAAAGGGAAGTCTATCTCGGATGTTCTCAATATGAGTGTGGATGAAGCCTATGACTTTTTTAAAGCTATTCCTAAAATTAACCAAAAAATTCAAACACTCTCCGATGTTGGTTTGGGGTATATCACCTTAGGTCAAAATGCTGTGACATTGAGTGGTGGTGAGGCACAACGTATTAAACTAGCCAAAGAGCTGAGCAAGAAGGATACAGGCAATACATTGTATGTTTTGGACGAGCCAACGACAGGTTTACACTTCGCTGATGTGGACAGACTGGTAAAAGTGTTACACCATCTCACAGATATGGGTAACAGTGTATTGGTCATTGAACATAATATGGATGTCATCAAAAATGCAGATTATATGATTGATATGGGACCCGATGGAGGAAGCTACGGAGGGCGTATTATCGCAGTTGGAACGCCTTTTGAAGTTGCACAAGATGCCTCAAAAACAGAAAGTTATACGGGAAAATTTTTAGCACAGGAACTAGCATCAGAGAAGAAATCCTAAAATATGTTCCCTTTAGTAACGTTTTTTAGTGGAAAAAATATCACAGTACCTTTTACATGTAAATCTACATAATATAGACATATCTTTTCATTATAATCGGTTCATCAAAAAAACGAAAAGGATGTTTCGTGGAAAAAACCGTGAATGTGAAGAAAAAAGATTGGATGCACTATACGATAAAAAGCTTGGCCTTTTGGGTTATTTTTGGCATTATCG from Sulfurospirillum diekertiae includes:
- the uvrA gene encoding excinuclease ABC subunit UvrA, which translates into the protein MIKIYGARENNLKNINLEIPKNKLVVFTGLSGSGKSTLAFDTLYAEGQRRYIESLSSYARQFLDRVGKPDVDKIEGLTPAIAIDQKTTSKNPRSTVGTITEIYDYLRLLYARVGKQHCHLCGKEISQMSVADIIEQVLKLPPETKLSILAPLVREKKGSFADMIESLRHKGYVRALIDGVMVRLDEEVELLKTKKHTIKVIIDRVVVRDENRDRIATDIEKALLESYGEVELDISNAEEVGLTTSHIHYSEHLACFDCKISFEPLEPLSFSFNSPKGACPTCDGLGIRYTLDLKKIINEHVSIEEGAIKIFYGFNKSFYAKFLQAFCEAAGINTKIPYEELEEHQQKAILHGGVEDATFFWKKHKLIRKWEGVIKIAYDMLKDEKELGDYMSEKTCDTCGGYRLKKESLAVRLAKKNIADILEFPIDQCLAFFQDEKNFASMKPQQKMISEPILKEIKERLFFLFDVGLGYISLGRDARTISGGEAQRIRIASQIGSGLTGVMYVLDEPSIGLHERDTLKLIRTLRSLQKKGNSVIVVEHDKETIKTADFIVDIGPGAGKFGGEVVFQGTNEELLKSNTLTAQYLNGTKVIHYRKNRKQERWIELNHVTINNIQNLDVKIPLGNLVAITGVSGSGKSSLILQTLLPVAKEYLNRAKKVNKVAGVECIGLDQLDKVIYLDQSPIGRTPRSNPATYTGVMDEIRALFAKTKEAQIRGYNVGRFSFNVKGGRCEKCQGDGEIKIEMHFLPDIMVKCDVCKGQRYNAQTLEIKYKGKSISDVLNMSVDEAYDFFKAIPKINQKIQTLSDVGLGYITLGQNAVTLSGGEAQRIKLAKELSKKDTGNTLYVLDEPTTGLHFADVDRLVKVLHHLTDMGNSVLVIEHNMDVIKNADYMIDMGPDGGSYGGRIIAVGTPFEVAQDASKTESYTGKFLAQELASEKKS